A part of Hydrogenobacter sp. T-8 genomic DNA contains:
- a CDS encoding type II secretion system F family protein codes for MPRFKYRAFDETGNFVESEANYPTQETLIADLQQRGLSIIEVIKVDKEEKEEGKRGLVLKLPIGGKVSDRDLSIFCRQLGTMINAGLNIIDALNILGEQLPNKKLAEASKKVAIMVSEGKPISNSMAEFPAVFPEFVINLVRVGEETGNLDIALMRAADYYEKMAMIKSKIKSAAFYPTFVVIIATAIVTGILYFLVPTFAEIYASLGGELPAPTQMLIAASNALRSNLIFILGFIVAFSLIFRFLLNNSYQFRKSVHSFMLRAPKMGELVMKSTMAKFARTMATLFSSGVALERAFEIAGQVTGNVVIREALESAKKGVIEGEPMHKALEKTGMFPKLIIAMVRVGEDTGRLDDMLDTIARFYEDEFDKAVEGMIKLIEPMLIVFIGGIVGAILIALYMPIFKMGELIK; via the coding sequence ATAGCGGACTTACAACAGAGGGGTTTGAGTATCATAGAAGTAATAAAGGTTGATAAGGAAGAAAAAGAAGAGGGTAAAAGAGGGTTAGTTCTCAAACTTCCAATAGGTGGTAAAGTAAGCGATAGAGACCTTTCCATATTTTGCAGACAGCTTGGAACAATGATAAACGCAGGGCTTAACATAATAGACGCTCTTAACATATTGGGAGAACAGCTTCCCAACAAAAAGCTTGCGGAAGCCAGCAAGAAGGTTGCAATAATGGTAAGCGAAGGTAAACCCATATCAAACTCTATGGCTGAATTCCCTGCGGTTTTTCCGGAGTTTGTAATTAATTTGGTTAGGGTGGGTGAGGAAACGGGTAATCTTGATATTGCTCTTATGAGGGCTGCAGATTATTACGAGAAGATGGCAATGATAAAGAGCAAGATAAAGAGCGCAGCCTTTTATCCTACCTTTGTGGTTATAATAGCCACTGCCATAGTTACGGGTATACTCTATTTTCTGGTTCCAACCTTTGCAGAGATTTATGCTTCTCTTGGTGGTGAACTTCCCGCTCCTACCCAAATGCTTATCGCTGCCTCTAACGCCCTTAGGTCAAACCTTATCTTTATACTTGGTTTCATAGTGGCTTTTTCTTTAATATTTAGATTTTTACTCAACAATAGCTACCAGTTTAGAAAATCTGTGCATTCCTTCATGCTAAGAGCTCCAAAGATGGGTGAACTTGTGATGAAAAGCACTATGGCAAAGTTTGCCAGAACTATGGCAACCCTCTTTTCAAGTGGTGTGGCTCTTGAGAGGGCTTTTGAAATAGCAGGTCAGGTAACGGGAAACGTGGTGATAAGAGAGGCTCTTGAGTCTGCAAAGAAGGGGGTTATAGAGGGTGAGCCCATGCACAAGGCTCTTGAAAAAACTGGAATGTTTCCAAAACTTATAATAGCCATGGTGAGGGTAGGTGAAGATACGGGTAGGCTTGATGATATGTTAGACACTATAGCGAGATTTTATGAAGACGAGTTTGATAAGGCTGTGGAGGGGATGATAAAGCTAATAGAGCCCATGCTCATAGTCTTCATAGGTGGTATAGTGGGAGCTATACTCATAGCCCTGTACATGCCCATATTCAAGATGGGTGAGTTGATAAAGTAA